In the Cydia fagiglandana chromosome 14, ilCydFagi1.1, whole genome shotgun sequence genome, one interval contains:
- the LOC134670466 gene encoding hemicentin-1-like: MEPKMADNYICEARNDVRRKIYKFSVDISGVEAPEINKKITSITAVKNSEVDIPCQITKGKPTPTIRWSYRNAAGSYTSLHETTDTIHLYNINDTNAGSYTCVAENVVDKDIHGIDLFVEYKPSISRPYPSILTADLGNEVTLRCSVVGEPAPRITWKLDGVPISRTARHIIYADGTLRFYAISSDEGEYECGASNTHGVDRISYTLHVYVPVDIESPTNSLIMQMEGSRVTLPCRADGSPKPSITWIYHSKDAKIGPSRMRPSDDTGRLSFDRIQLRQSGEYTCVATNSRSSKNITYEVSVLAPPKIYYTTKEFHGVVGDMVLRIPCNATGNPKPEITWTMEGYYLASGTKWYDINADGSLIIKNIKDISAGYYSCKASNDYGQAEEEFDVVVDDFPDFGFRINKFKLRKGDSALIPCNVPRKKTDRLLWYKDGRLLPSSDLAFRVLTESDSGTYTCRVSSMDRPAMSGSTTLEVGSKPRFEYHHYNNNIAFMPGESATMDCTATGLPKPKVQWYHNNRPIRFKNFKYVLDMYSDYDKGRYTCIVRNSHGTEQREFVVSSFGCLLNIKHDFSANGPLMLTSDNKVANFKTSGGYMRIPKDETIKLVCPSSFNTIRLKEMLVTCEDAQQFLHQSSGRRYAYPDLKCRDKWRPIVKRTGRRCAKRKAEILNVGFETGETFETVYEVCLARDSKNPIYTKLDMQPSLANSVTDNDTVWFNYGSPVDLDSLYDCSNQNAETSAILNKEFHTGDGCCFAKRMLVNPLDVAPGLHDATYTHLNVVPHWGTCNSKNWEEVERRIRNLVVSSDRTLQVFTGTAYNLQLTDSFSRQRNVVLNSRGKGVQVPRYLWKANLS, translated from the exons ATGGAACCTAAAATGGCCGACAACTACATATGCGAGGCGAGAAATGATGTTAGGAGGAAAATTTACAAGTTCAGTGTGGATATTAGTGGTGTTG AGGCGCcagaaataaataagaaaattaccAGCATCACGGCTGTGAAAAACTCCGAAGTGGACATTCCGTGTCA GATAACTAAAGGCAAGCCAACACCGACGATTCGTTGGTCCTACAGAAATGCCGCTGGTTCTTACACCAGCTTACACGAGACTACAGATAccatacatttatacaacatcAACGACACCAATGCAGGCTCATACACGTGTGTGGCAGAGAATGTGGTTGATAAGGACATCCATGGAATTGATCTGTTTGTAGAAT acaAGCCGTCAATATCAAGACCGTACCCGTCTATATTGACTGCAGACCTAGGGAATGAGGTAACGTTGAGGTGTTCTGTCGTTGGAGAGCCGGCACCAAGAATCACGTGGAAGCTCGATGGTGTACCTATATCGAGAACTGCAAGACATATTATTTATGCAGATGGGACTCTCCG ATTTTACGCTATTTCATCAGATGAAGGAGAATACGAATGCGGAGCAAGCAATACGCATGGGGTAGACCGAATTAGTTACACACTCCATGTTTATG TTCCAGTCGATATTGAGTCTCCCACCAACAGTTTGATAATGCAAATGGAAGGGTCAAGGGTAACATTGCCTTGTAGAGCGGACGGGTCTCCCAAGCCAAGTATAACTTGGATCTACCACAGCAAAGACGCTAAAATCGGACCGAGTCGAATgag GCCAAGCGACGATACTGGAAGGTTAAGCTTCGACAGGATACAATTGAGGCAGAGTGGTGAATACACTTGCGTGGCTACCAACTCCAGAAGTTCTAAGAACATCACGTATGAAGTTTCAGTTTTAG CACCTCCTAAAATTTACTACACTACAAAAGAGTTCCATGGAGTAGTAGGTGACATGGTACTTCGGATTCCGTGCAATGCTACTGGAAACCCAAAACCTGAAATCACGTGGACTATGGAAGGGTACTACTTAGCTTCAG GTACCAAATGGTATGACATTAATGCGGATGGCAGTCTCATTATTAAGAATATCAAAGACATATCTGCTGGGTATTACTCATGTAAAGCTTCCAATGATTATGGACAAGCAGAGGAAGAATTTGATGTCGTTGTTGACG ATTTTCCTGATTTTGGATTTCGTATCAATAAATTCAAGTTGAGAAAAGGAGACTCGGCGTTGATCCCTTGTAATGTTCCGCGAAAAAAAACTGACAGATTACTATGGTATAAG GATGGTCGACTTCTTCCTTCCTCTGATTTAGCATTTCGCGTCTTGACCGAATCGGACTCGGGAACGTACACATGCCGCGTTAGCTCTATGGACCGACCAGCAATGAGTGGTTCCACTACGTTAGAGGTTGGCTCCAAACCACGATTTGAATATCATCACTATAACAATAACATAGCCTTTATGCCCGGAGAATCTGCCACGATGGACTGTACTGCTACCGGACTTCCAAAACCTAAG GTGCAATGGTATCATAATAACAGACCGATACGCTTCAAAAACTTTAAATATGTCTTGGACATGTACAGCGACTACGACAAAGGACGCTACACTTGCATCGTCAGGAACTCACATGGAACAGAGCAGCGAGAGTTTGTCGTTTCGTCATTTG gATGCCTGCTAAATATAAAGCACGACTTTAGTGCAAACGGACCTCTAATGTTGACTTCCGATAATAAAGTAGCTAACTTTAAAACTAGCGGTGGCTACATGCGTATACCTAAAGACGAAACCATCAAGTTGGTGTGTCCTTCGAGCTTTAACACGATCCGTTTAAAAGAAATGTTGGTAACTTGTGAAGATGCGCAACAATTTTTGCATCAGTCATCAGGCAGACGTTACGCTTACCCTGACCTTAAATGCAGAGACAAATGGCGACCAATAGTAAAAAGAACAGGGCGACGGTGTGCAAAAAGAAAAGCTGAAATATTGAACGTTGGCTTCGAGACAGGAGAAACATTCGAGACAGTTTACGAAGTTTGCCTTGCCCGGGATTCAAAGAACCCTATTTATACAAAGCTAGACATGCAACCATCGCTAGCTAATTCTGTAACTGATAACGATACTGTATGGTTTAACTATGGTTCTCCTGTGGACTTGGATAGTTTATACGATTGCAGTAATCAGAATGCAGAGACCTCAGCGATTTTGAATAAGGAGTTTCACACAGGTGACGGCTGTTGTTTTGCGAAGAGAATGTTGGTGAATCCTTTGGACGTTGCTCCTGGGCTACACGATGCCACCTACACCCATCTAAATGTTGTGCCTCATTGGGGCACTTGTAACTCTAAG AATTGGGAAGAAGTGGAGCGTCGTATCAGGAATCTGGTGGTGTCTTCGGACCGAACCCTACAAGTATTCACCGGCACGGCGTATAACCTGCAGCTGACGGATTCATTCTCGAGACAAAGGAATGTGGTTCTTAACAGCAGGGGAAAGGGTGTCCAGGTTCCGAGGTACTTGTGGAAGGCAA acttatcttga
- the LOC134670468 gene encoding uncharacterized protein LOC134670468, producing MWFFNSFKSQSPIMASEDLRRLRAARGYTKASITRLFNFSNNENDVGLSAISDLETKRARIEELFKDYEQCNKEILALDEADAEDVEDYEAKYYNILTILNEAIKNKSSSSDAPSSDAPASSCKKAKLPTIKVETFTGKYSEYTGFINLFKAIIHNDRSIDNVQKLYYLRSFLANEPFDLIKNLPLAEGSYEEALKLLEERYNHKFKIVNEHINSLLDINALVKSNPANLRQFVSCIKQSLSALKNLNVSTDNWNPIILAILYRKLDIYTSRAYQLERDDTEEPTVTEFLLYLEKRALALENAEPSPTPGKSHHKAVVNVTATVSPACSYCKSNHRLFDCSKFKMLTSSERIAFSKNNDLCSVCLNKHNGKCRFHFRCSTCKQAHNTLLHPDSANQPQVSLISNLGHNGVLLPTVRVKLYSRTGSEVHVKALLDCCSQSSLATTKLINVLGLTPSKDNSNIIGAGGKSTDTQYSIPLDVYSLTMPYRVTANCNVMEKITCQLPQNAIKLDAFSIPDGITLSDADFHQPSEINLLLGADIFFQVLLLEPVLGQQERSAQPVEDPASPHPTVVNTKFGYIIGGGLPRQQTSDKSKNESSVCKTADGFFAT from the exons ATGTGGTTCTTTAACTCCTTTAAGTCGCAATCACCAATAATGGCATCTGAAGACTTGAGGAGGTTGCGAGCTGCAAGAGGTTACACCAAGGCCTCAATCACTCGTCTCTTCAACTTTAGCAATAATGAGAATGATGTTGGCCTTAGTGCAATTTCTGACTTGGAAACGAAGCGCGCCAGGATAGAAGAGTTATTCAAAGATTACGAGCAATGTAATAAGGAGATTTTAGCCTTAGACGAAGCGGACGCGGAGGATGTGGAGGACTATGAGGCAAAATACTACAACATTCTCACTATCCTCAATGAGGCTATAAAAAACAAGTCGTCCTCGTCTGATGCGCCCTCGTCTGACGCTCCCGCGTCTTCCTGCAAAAAGGCTAAACTGCCTACTATAAAAGTTGAAACTTTCACTGGTAAGTATAGTGAATATACAGGTTTTATTAACTTGTTTAAGGCAATAATACACAACGATAGATCAATTGACAATGTCCAAAAATTGTACTATTTGCGCTCATTTCTCGCAAATGAACCCTTTGACTTGATTAAGAACCTGCCTCTAGCTGAAGGCAGCTACGAGGAGGCTCTTAAGCTTTTAGAGGAGAGGTATAACCATAAGTTCAAAATTGTAAATGAACACATTAATTCCTTGCTTGATATAAATGCCTTGGTCAAATCTAACCCTGCAAATTTAAGACAGTTTGTGTCATGCATTAAACAATCTTTATCTGCATTAAAGAATTTAAATGTAAGTACAGATAATTGGAATCCTATTATATTGGCTATTTTGTACCGTAAATTAGACATCTACACGTCACGGGCATACCAATTGGAGCGTGATGACACTGAGGAGCCCACAGTCACCGAGTTCCTGCTGTACTTGGAGAAACGCGCCTTGGCACTGGAGAATGCTGAGCCGTCGCCCACACCCGGGAAGTCTCACCACAAGGCAGTGGTAAATGTGACAGCGACCGTCTCGCCTGCCTGCAGTTATTGTAAGTCCAATCACCGACTATTTGACTGTAGCAAATTTAAAATGCTTACTAGTAGTGAAAGGATAGCTTTCAGCAAAAATAATGACCTATGCTCTGTCTGTCTAAACAAACACAATGGAAAGTGCCGCTTTCATTTCCGGTGCAGTACTTGCAAACAGGCTCATAATACCTTACTGCATCCGGACTCGGCTAACCAACCCCAAGTTTCTTTAATATCAAACTTGGGGCATAATGGGGTACTATTACCCACAGTCAGAGTGAAGTTATATTCACGGACAGGTAGTGAGGTTCATGTGAAAGCTCTTTTAGATTGTTGTTCACAAAGCTCTTTAGCCACcactaaattaataaatgttttaggATTGACCCCAAGCAAGGACAACAGCAACATAATTGGTGCTGGTGGAAAAAGTACTGATACACAGTATTCTATACCTTTAGATGTGTATTCTTTGACCATGCCTTACCGAGTCACTGCGAATTGCAATGTAATGGAAAAAATTACATGCCAGCTGCCACAAAATGCGATCAAATTGGACGCTTTTAGTATACCTGATGGGATCACTCTGTCTGATGCTGATTTCCATCAGCCGTCTGAGATCAATTTACTTCTAGGTGCTGACATATTTTTCCAGGTCCTCCTTCTGGAGCCAGTTCTGGGTCAGCAGGAGCGGTCTGCGCAGCCTGTTGAAGACCCAGCCAGTCCACACCCGACGGTTGTAAATACAAAGTTTGGCTACATCATAGGTGGGGGTTTACCACGACAACAAACCAGTGACAAAAGTAAG AATGAAAGCTCAGTGTGCAAAACAGCTGATGGGTTCTTTGCCACCTGA